TTGAAGATTAGATATTCAAGCTTCCTTTGTATCTTAAGCCATGTTGAtgcgattatatggatggcatcaatTTTGGCCATTTTTCCAAAGAAAGTTtttaaccatactgtaaattgtacaaagcagctgctgtagactgaaaaaaaacatataacgGAAAAgtgatgtcatagaatgcctaagacaaagaagaagatgggagagaacaaaataaagaatctattgtttggtataccatactttgtgtgtttagtcatttatcTAACTTTTCTAACCCCTCAGATTTCATATTGAAGATGTGCTAaactttttcttaattttcatgTACACTCACATCAcatagataaaggttcaaacaaaccaaAAAGGTTCCATCCTtgaacaaacaaatcaaacaaactTTCAGGGTTACCAGATGAAGGCAGTatttttaatcaaatcaacatggccttaccagATGATACAACGACTCCCTGAAGCAATGAGCATATCAAATGTATAGTAATATTAGATTTCTATCAAATCCCGTACAGAATAATCATTAAAGAATGAATTTTGACATCAGTTTCAGATTAGAAAAAGACAAATGTCTACCTCACAGCCCCTGCTTTTATccttactgttacagtacctaTTGCTAAATTTTTCATCTAAAATATCTCAAATTGAAAATCAAGTGAAACTATGCGACAAGAATATAACACGTCTTGTCAAAGCTGGTCTATTGAAGGTATCTCAGGATgaatatttatttttcttcatttacatgTCTATATTGCTGATTAATTTCCTGCAAAAATTTgagaacaaagaaaataaaaccagcCTAGCCAAATTATCAATTGTTGAAGCTGGTGCATAATTGTTATTCacaagaacccccccccccctcagtaTGGCATAGCGGCAGTCAGATGCAAGGTTTCCACCAAGCCCTCTGTTTCAGTCATTTTTCAGTCTACCTAGCCTAAAATTTTACTTTAAAAGTCTCAGAACCAGGAAAAAATAAACttaatgttttcaaaatttcactTCAACTTGTCATTGGCACTCCGGGAATTTTTCTATCTGTTGGTACATTGTACAGCAAAGCCCTCTGTTTTCATCTATTTATATTCAACCTGTTGCTGAATTTTAACACTAAGAAATCTGCAAACCACGAAAATAAACTAGTTTAGCCAGAATTTCCCTGTGCAGCTGCATCATTGGTATTCCTGCAGAATTTCCCGTCCATTAACGCAGCGTAGCCGCTGGGCAAAGCAGCTCTGAGCGTCCCCGGCTAATGCAGATAAAGGCAGACTGCATCATGTTGCAATCACTAGCGGCAGGAAGGACCCATAGCGCACAAGACAGATGGGAACATTATGCAGTACCGTAAGCCTACTAATACTAGCTACTGGTGTAACGAGGGAAATATTCACAAGTATGTGACTCATTACTGGATTATGTCAATCAATTGCAAGGTTGCATgcagacatccaagtaatatgCAACACAATACACAAGAAAACTGTCAGTAATACTCAAGCacacaacaaaaattaaatCATTAATATCAAGCTTGTCTTGATTTTTACATACTTTTCCTATTTCACATCCTCCTCTCATATTGTCAATAATAATTATGTTCTCTATCAATTGTTGCCTGTCGTTCTGAACTTAGGGTACTATATTATATAATCATAttcaagtacataaaaaatctaTTTTATGTTAATTCAAAATTTAGGCACACTGCAATTTAGGTACAAGTTATTATTCCAAAGGCTTCCACTAAAAGTGTGATACTAATTTCTGAAACTATTGGTAAAGACTTAAGTTCCATTGTCATCTATCTTTGTTAAGAATTGTTGCTTGTTTGTCATTGTTATGCTTTATCAATATACAAATTGTTTCCAGTGCATCTGAATTACCTTCAATCTCCTACATAGACGAGGGCCTAATTATACTTCATATTTATAACCGACAGTTAGGTACTGCACTTTGCCTGGCCATTTATCGTTTAAAAGACTTCCGCACCAAAGTGTGATGCATGCCCCTGCCCATACTAATTTCTAAACCATGCTAAAGAGTTATGCACCGTGACCTGTTGCAACAAAGAATACAAATCCCTTCCCAAAAGCAACAGGACTTATCTTCTTTGCACATCTTCCCCATCCATTACTATGCCATCCACACATTATCCTttggcctaggaaaaaaatgttgtgtttccactATGATACACTACTAAAAAAATGGTTGGtggcagggctgtctccaggacccgtccctccgtcctgagatagaaatttgcttgttgggtcacacacaaaaatttcaccccatccatctccaaaatctgaactttatTGGTGCATAAAATTGACGAAAATGTGTTCTTGTAAGCTTAagatgacagattttacaaggaaaatcaacaaaattGGCTCCCAACCAaagagtgggacagaaaaaaaaatttttaaaaaattaaagctggaggTTGGTAGGCAGGTATTCCCTTCTTTTCCCCCCAGATTTCAGTCATATAAAGTAATGAATTCAGTTTACACAACATTGTAAagacactggtattttcaacattactATACAGATATACCAATGTGCAGGATATCAACACATCAAGGGAACCTATCTAGTTTTGGAGAGTTGctcatattattttgtttaACCCTTGCAACAGAAATGCTGAAAACATATTCAACAATATTTTCATTACTccaatttcaaaacaaaaaatatatgCTGTAGCATTTGACTCTAAAAAAGGCTTGGTTTGGTCTGCAGATTTTTGCTATGGTTTGTTGGGTTACtaaaaacacaacatatttttctCAAGCCTAACACCTCTGCACGTAGACACCAGGCTTAAGGTAGTATCATCCAGCTGAAAGGCATGTTATGGCTCATGATCCATCTTGATGTACTTAAGGTGAAAAGTAGCTACAGGGATTAGTCAAACCTTTGGCCTGAGACCAGGGACTTGCCCTTCATTTGTATGAGAAAACTTGGTGACTTTGTGGAAAGAATTCCATCAAAGCTTAGTATTGTTTAGCATGCATGACTTAGGTGTAGACTGATTTGTGAAATAGATAATTTCCTTTCTTTAATGTGTTTTAGCAGTGACCGTAATTTCTCACCAATTTTTGACCTAAATTATAGTAAAACGTCTCATTTTCTACTTAATTTCTTGAATTGACACTTCCTTCTGAATTACACACGTTCTAAACAAAATATTGATAATAGATGACCTGAGCATATTTTGTCATCTGTATTAAGAAAGGGAATGTTCCTATGTATTGAATCAAATCTACCTTAAACCATTGAAATCTTACCTGCAAATTCAGTAGTAAAATGGTAGAGGAATGAGCATGCACTTTTAGAGGAAACTGACAGGGGGCAGCAAATGCATGCATAATGTGGTAAGTACCACTGTGACATTTTTAccacaaaaaaatcaccaaTTCTGCTAACATGCAATAAAATAGTAGACACAGGCCTAGAGCTATGTCTGATTAGCACTCAAAACTGTAtcatttttaagttttaagaAATTCTGTCAACTGAAGATGGAtgggctaaaatactgtattaCATCTAAGTACTACTAGGCAAGTTTGTCATTTTGTTGCTAACATCTAAAACTCAAAAAGTGAATGCAACTCATATGTACATGTCTATGTAAACAGCACTAAGCTAGAACACTCTACTGAGTAACTAACTACAGAGGTATACCTGACTGTGTCGGAGAAATCCACACTGTTGGTGGGGAGGGGTGGATGGAGATGTGGGCAGGatgataaagagagagagagggaaagagagagagagagagaagagaggaaTAAGATGCAGCAAGAGTTGTAGACGAAGAGAACAATGTGAGGAAAGCCCTGAGCAGTTTTCTCACATGGCAGATTGATATGCATGTTGCTGAGTCCAAAAATGGTAatattctgattttttttaaaggcaaAAAATGCCAGTAACTTCAATGAATGTGGAATGGGCATGAAAATCTACTTCATGTGAGAAAGCCCAGAGCAGAAATGACACAAAGAGAAATGTGAGAGAAAGAGGGATAATCGGTGAGCTCTTTATTAGTAAGaaatttgaaagtaaaaataAGTCCAGTAAGCACCTGTGTTGCCCTTCAATGTCTTTCAACCTGCAAGGTCACAAAGAGTAGGAAATATTTGTGGAAACTTTCAATAGGAATAATGCATAGAAAAGCTTGAAAATGATGTACAGAGAAACAGTAGATTATTCAGAATGAAAGAGTACGATGTGAAATTGTGAGTGTGTACCTAGGAGGATGCAATCTTTCCCTTTCCGACCTGTAGACAAGATATATGAGAGAACAGAATGCATTTACGATGCTAGGTATCATTTTGGATATAAGCTGAAAGAAGATATACAATTATCTGATATATGTGAACTTGATTTCTCCTACAGAGAAAGAAAAGACTCCTAAgatgaagaaaagaaggaacTGCATTAACATGAGAGCTGGCATCCAGCATTGTTTGAGAGTGACCTTTGTACTGGCATCTAACTAGATCAGCAGAATTCAGTCACTTTGTACACACAATGCCTCTATGGGACACATTAACCAGAAAAGTTTAAAGGTctgctacgcagttttttgcgctcaaatttgaaatattctagaactaagaaatctcagatttactactactttttgacacattttgacacttttgtgtcattatttcacatttgcaacgtagagaattagcctacaaacatttcgtcctacgcgcgctgtaactttctgacctccctagttaggcaccggtgagaattcaaacaagaatcaatcatcaacgtTTCGTtcggaagaaacaaaatggctgaaacccagcgcgggTGTGCAGATTCACAGGTTTTGAAACGCGCTCGCACAGCGAAAATATCGACTCCCGACAtaccttgaatagtgttccgtaacgtggtaggcttgattcaactaactacatattaaagaaatggccggaaaatggattttttgttttcagtttgaagcgcaaaaaactgcgtagcagACCTTTAAACCATTCCTTAATACCTTTTGTTGAATTAAAAGGTTTACAGTCATTACTGATTGGTAACCCATGTCTGTTAGGctttaaaatttgtatcttGGATTCTTTTAGAGGAGTTTGGACATCTAACATTCTTGGCACTATGAACCGATATACAGGATTTAAGCATACTGAACCTCAAATATAAATGATGGGATAAATGATGGGGAAGATAAAGGGAAGAGATAAGaacaatgaaaacattgtacCTTGAAGAATCTGTCTCCTCTAGACTACAGAATGGAATGACAAACACAAAGTAGAGTACAGAATGAATGTGTGGATTAATTAGAATGAATTTGCATGAAGGGTGTATAAAGATGGGGGCCTGATGCAACATTAGGACCAACTGGACAATTTCATGCTTTCTTTCATTATTACATTAGAATATAAACTTCTCAACATTCTGTTATAATAAATATTTATCATATAACTCTGtgtattgtttttctttggtAGGGGGCTTTGGAACTGTAAAAGGTAGCAAAAAGTGTATTAGATACATTTAGACGTCATATACTTGAAACTAGATGGAAGGTTTGTGGAAAAAAATCTGACACCTTTGTGGTTTTTGCTCCCTATCTGGTTCCTGTCTTCTGCAAAAATCATGAATGGACAAATTATTCATGATATGAAATTCTAAAAATAAGAAGCAAAATGAAAGGAATGAAGATGGTAAAAACTATTCTGAATCAGAGGAATTCAGAGATGATGTATCTTAGCACCTTGAAGTTCGTGAATTTTGTTCTCTATCTGGCTCTTGTCTTCTGCAAAAATAATGGATGAAAAAATTGTTCCTTATTGAAAATAACGTATGTGAAATTCTGACAAACAAAAAGCCTACGTAGAGGAAGAAACATGAAAAGGAAATTGTAAAAATTGTTGCGGGATTCAGCAAAAATGCTTCTGACACCTTAAAGTTTGTGAAGTTTGCTCCCTATTTGGGTCCTGTCTTCTGCAAAAATAGCAAATACAAAATTGTTGATTTCTAAAAGTATGGAGTTACAATGACAAAGAAGCCCAGAAATATGCATAAAAAACATTGTGAAAATTGATGTGAAATTCGTCAGATAAATTTACACCTTTGTGAATTTTGTTCCCTATTCGGCTCCTGTCTTCTGCAAAAACAATGAATGGAAAATTGTTGATAACTAAAAGTATGGAATTCTAATTTTAAAAAAGCCCagaaatatttaaagaaaacattgcaaaaaatgATGTGTAATTCATCTGAAGAAAGTTACACCTTTGTGAATTTTGTTCCCTATTTGGCTCCTGTCTTCTGCAAAAATATTAGACAGAAAATTGTTGATTACAAGTAAGCAGTAATATTGAtgacatgttatgttatgtactATATGCAGAGAGTCAACTGTTACGATTGTTGTGAAATTCAGAAAACATTTGACGCCTTCATTGAGAATTCTGCTCTCTGACTGTAAGAATGGGAAAATTATTTTCCACATGCAAACTAGCTGCATGCCTGATTGACTGaatattcaaaatttcatttcctTGACCTATTAGTTAGAAAACTGACTGATAGATTAGTCAATTGATTGGccggttgattggttggttagttCATGAAAGGTGAACAGATGTTTGAAAAACATGAGAGTAAGAGCGTAAAAAGAGACTAGTATCAACACCTGATTGATGTTGGTTCTCTAGTAGAATCTTCCCTTCTGCAGACATGTATAAAAAGATACACGAAGAgatgaatagatggatggatggatgggggatttgaatgaatgaatggaagaATGGATGAATTGATGAATGACTGGATGAAAGTCAAGTATACAAAGAATCCATAAAAATTACAATCTAGCAAGCATCAGCTAGGGGAGTCTGAATTTCAGAACCTTGTTGAAGCAGATTCCCTGGCATATTCTTGTCTTCTactaaaatgataataattttaTGAGTTAATGAATGATTGGCTTGATCAAGTGGAAAGCTGACAAGAATTTCAGTGGAAAACAGCGCAAGAATCAATGATTGCTAGAAACTTTGAGTGAAATGACTTTGACACCTTGTTGATATTTGTTCCCTTACAGGCTCCCCCTGTCTGCTTAGAAGTGGAAATGCAAGAGCAAAAATTACAGATGAATGCACAGAAAAGTTTGGATTAAAAGTGGTAAGAACTTTGGATTTATGAAATTTTCAACTTGAAATAattataacttaagaacaataATGAACTGTTCTTAAAAAAGCTCTTTGccaaaaggtgatttttttttacaaggagTCCTGTCACCTTGTCGGTTCTACATATGGGTCCTCTCTTCTGTAGATatggaaatgaatgaatggattaaTGGattataaatgaatgaatgaatgaatgaatgaatgaatggatgaataaatgaatgagagAATGAATGAGAGAATGAAGTCTGATGGAGGTAAGAGCTCCATAGACAGAAATATTGCTTGACAGATTTCATGTAGTTGCTTGACGGATTTCATGTAGTTTGTCAGTTAGGAGAGAGTACCTGACAGTGCTAGTGTTGTTCCACATGGACCTACAATGTGGGGAAGTACCATTGAAGACTAAATTGTTGctaatatatgcatatatatatatatatatatatatatatatatatatatatatatatatatatatatatatatatatatatatatatatatatatatatatatagtgcagATAACTTATTCAAACTTTAGTATTTGAAAAAGTGGAAATTCATTGAAGTGAGCAAAAAGCAGAAGGTTCacagccccccctccccccatgtTAGGagaaattcatgatcactaaAATGACTTTTATTTGACACCTTGTTGATATTTGTTCTCGAACTGGCTCCCCTCGTCTGATTATGCAGAAATGCGGGAGGAAAATGGATCCATAAATGGACAGAAAAATGAGGATGAAAGTGGAAATGATTCAGGAGAAGAATATTACTTCAATTATCAAAACATGTATTTCACAAAAAAATCCATTGAAAGGTGTTATTCATTTTGACTAATTTTATCACCTTGTGGGATCCATATATGACTCCTCTCTTCTGCATATATGGACATGAGTGAATGACagaatgaatggataaatgaatgatagtatgaaaaatacatgtattaatggATGGTATAAAAAGATGGAGAAAGTGATAAAAAACCCTACATTAACCGATTTACATGACTTTGGGGGAAGTATTGTACCTGACAGTGCCAGTATTGTTCCACATGGACCTGCAATGTGGGTAGATAACAACTAAAATTGTGGCAGTACTGTATTGTTACTGACTCAAAGACTAAGTTTTAATATTAAACATCATTTTCTGACTAGTTATTTTCATTACAGAGTTGTAACAACGCTAGTCTCGGACCTAGTCTTGTGATCTCGTGAGACTAGGCCATTCCGCAATCAAGATGTAATGAGCAGACATCAGAAATTTTGACGTACGTGTTTTATctgttttcaagagtcactgTTCAAAGATTAAACTAGAGTTGAAAGCAATTTTGAAGGCAAATATGTGCTAGGAAGTGATAGAGGATTATGACAGAAGTGAAACTACCTGTGAGTAGGTGTGCTTTCAACACTGGAAAACAAACACATCATGGGCCATCACAACATGATGATGgaagaaatggaaaatttgGAGTAAAGGAACAAAAAGTCAGACTCAAAACTTCTTTGTATAAAATTACTGGGcaaaaaaatgagtacctggtaGGATATGAACTGGTATTATCCCACATGGGCCTAACAGGTGGTTGTGGAAGGAAGGAAAGTGACCAAAGCTCCATTTTAGTTAGCTTAATTTGATTAAATTTTGAGACAAACAGTAAAAGTGAAAAATGGATGATCATGAATGATTGGAATTAACTAGAAAATATGCTGAATATCTTAGAGAAGGTAGGTAAATGTAATGAAGAAACtggagaaaaatacatgtagaaagtgaaagtaaatAAGTGAAAGTATGTGATTTGTATACCTGTGAGTGGGT
The sequence above is drawn from the Branchiostoma floridae strain S238N-H82 chromosome 17, Bfl_VNyyK, whole genome shotgun sequence genome and encodes:
- the LOC118404831 gene encoding uncharacterized protein LOC118404831 isoform X2 translates to MLHLVWRVHPLTGPCGIIPVHILPVLKAHLLTGPCGTILALSEERSHIWIPQDEGSQFENKYQQGPCGTTLALSEERTHM
- the LOC118404831 gene encoding uncharacterized protein LOC118404831 isoform X1; amino-acid sequence: MHQNFPTNKIVIKTISYFLSPTIHPCFRPMWENNSYSASVEGTPTHRPMWDNTSSYPTSVESTPTHRSMWNNTGTVRREESYMDPTRRGEPVREQISTRCQIKVILVIMNFS